The following coding sequences lie in one Silene latifolia isolate original U9 population chromosome 5, ASM4854445v1, whole genome shotgun sequence genomic window:
- the LOC141655024 gene encoding uncharacterized protein LOC141655024 produces the protein MDVVQVSGFQQGVLPFKYLGVPIQPGRLSKADCNILLDKVVQKIRGIGARKLSYAGRLILINSVLNTLHNYWASIFLIPKGVIRRIEAICRNFFWSGESEYHRVPLIAWEKICCRKKEGGLNIKSAEVWNKATVGKLVNWLHTKADRLWVLWIDHVYLKGADWHSYQPPPDANWNWRNICKIKDLLNSGFVGGHWQADARGYSIQSCYYWLQGPHPLIQWYNIVWAQWNIPKHSLVGWMVKHKGLQLRDKLFQLQICDSNSCVNCEQATETHEHLFGSCVYSSQIIDGVEQWLCRRISGSNLNCTKLQKLVARMALMATWYCIWKYRNECRISLTLATPRRVIKEIQSIVKARILQKIQTVMPQKDKEWLLSLDIHV, from the coding sequence ATGGATGTTGTTCAGGTTTCAGGGTTCCAACAAGGGGTGTTACCATTCAAATATTTGGGAGTGCCCATCCAACCTGGCAGATTGTCTAAAGCTGATTGTAATATTCTGCTGGATAAGGTGGTTCAAAAGATTAGAGGAATTGGTGCAAGGAAACTTAGCTATGCAGGAAGGCTCATCTTAATCAACTCTGTGTTAAATACTCTCCACAACTATTGGGCCTCTATATTTCTTATCCCTAAAGGTGTTATTAGAAGAATTGAAGCAATTTGCAGAAATTTCTTTTGGAGTGGGGAGTCTGAGTATCATAGGGTTCCTCTGATAGCTTGGGAGAAAATTTGCTGTAGGAAGAAGGAAGGTGGACTAAATATAAAAAGTGCAGAGGTGTGGAACAAGGCTACTGTTGGTAAATTGGTGAATTGGCTACATACTAAAGCTGACAGGTTATGGGTTCTATGGATTGATCATGTATATCTGAAAGGAGCTGACTGGCATAGTTATCAACCTCCTCCTGATGCCAATTGGAACTGGAGGAACATCTGTAAAATTAAGGATCTGTTGAATTCTGGTTTTGTGGGTGGTCACTGGCAGGCAGATGCTAGGGGCTACTCTATTCAATCTTGTTACTACTGGTTGCAGGGTCCACACCCCCTTATCCAGTGGTATAATATTGTATGGGCTCAATGGAATATACCTAAGCATTCTTTAGTTGGATGGATGGTAAAACATAAGGGTCTGCAGCTGAGAGATAAACTGTTTCAACTGCAGATTTGTGACAGTAATAGTTGTGTTAACTGTGAGCAAGCAACTGAGACACATGAGCATTTGTTTGGCAGCTGTGTGTATAGCTCACAGATTATTGATGGTGTTGAGCAATGGTTGTGCAGGAGGATCTCTGGTTCAAATCTGAACTGTACAAAGTTGCAGAAGCTTGTAGCTAGGATGGCTCTAATGGCTACTTGGTATTGTATTTGGAAATACAGGAATGAATGCAGGATCTCCTTAACACTAGCTACACCAAGAAGGGTGATTAAGGAGATCCAATCTATAGTCAAGGCACGAATTCTTCAAAAAATTCAGACTGTTATGCCTCAAAAGGATAAGGAATGGCTACTTAGTTTGGATATTCATGTTTAG